A genomic stretch from Rhodobacterales bacterium HKCCA1288 includes:
- a CDS encoding DUF2834 domain-containing protein yields MSKLRMIYLGLAILGTILPMQYFLPWLAANDWSIMAMVDAWHANDASSGLVWDLTIAAVTLTVWILVEGIARRDWVSLLAIPAIYGIGVSCGLPLYLFLRSRHEV; encoded by the coding sequence ATGTCGAAACTGCGAATGATCTACCTAGGCTTGGCTATTTTGGGAACGATTTTGCCAATGCAATATTTCTTGCCATGGTTGGCCGCGAATGACTGGTCGATTATGGCGATGGTGGATGCGTGGCACGCCAATGATGCTTCATCAGGTCTGGTCTGGGATTTGACCATTGCCGCTGTCACCCTGACCGTTTGGATATTGGTTGAGGGGATTGCGCGGCGCGATTGGGTGTCGCTTTTGGCAATCCCCGCGATTTACGGGATCGGGGTCAGCTGCGGCCTGCCGCTTTATTTGTTCTTGCGCTCCCGCCACGAAGTCTGA
- the lysA gene encoding diaminopimelate decarboxylase, with amino-acid sequence MDHFLYKNGELYAEDVAVREIAAQVGTPFYLYSTATLTRHYSLFKDALAGLDNLVCFAVKSNSNQAVLRHLGNLGAGMDVVSGGEYARARAAGVDGSKIVFSGVGKTRAEMRTVLEGGIRQFNVESEPELAVLSEVAQSLGVTAPITIRVNPDVDAKTHEKIATGKSENKFGIPIARAREVYAYAASLPAIDVIGVDVHIGSQLTDLAPFELAYNKVADLTRALRADGHNIRRLDLGGGLGIPYERSNSAPPLPVEYGALIKRCVGDLGVEVEIEPGRLISGNAGILVSEVIYVKSGEGRDFLILDAAMNDLIRPAMYGAWHDIIPVIEAEAAAEQRPYDVVGPVCETGDTFAKARNLPKLVAGDLVAFRSAGAYGAVMSSEYNTRPLIPEVLVKDDQFSVIRKRPEFDEIINRDIVPEWL; translated from the coding sequence ATGGATCATTTTCTGTATAAGAACGGCGAGCTTTATGCCGAGGATGTTGCCGTGCGCGAAATCGCCGCTCAGGTTGGCACGCCGTTTTACCTCTATTCCACAGCCACGCTGACCCGCCATTACAGTTTGTTCAAAGACGCGCTTGCGGGCTTGGACAATCTTGTTTGTTTCGCCGTGAAATCCAACTCAAACCAAGCGGTATTACGCCATTTGGGCAATTTGGGCGCGGGTATGGATGTTGTGTCTGGCGGCGAATACGCCCGCGCACGCGCTGCGGGTGTTGATGGATCGAAAATCGTGTTTTCTGGCGTGGGTAAGACCCGCGCAGAGATGCGCACTGTTCTCGAAGGTGGCATTCGGCAATTCAACGTGGAATCGGAGCCTGAATTGGCGGTTTTGTCCGAGGTCGCACAAAGCCTTGGCGTGACGGCACCGATTACCATTCGTGTTAATCCCGATGTTGACGCGAAAACGCACGAAAAGATCGCCACAGGCAAATCTGAAAATAAATTTGGTATCCCCATCGCCCGCGCCCGCGAGGTCTACGCCTATGCAGCAAGCCTGCCTGCGATAGATGTGATCGGGGTTGATGTGCATATTGGCAGCCAGCTTACCGACCTTGCCCCGTTCGAGTTGGCTTATAACAAAGTGGCCGATTTAACGCGCGCTTTGCGTGCGGACGGGCATAATATTCGCCGTCTAGATTTGGGGGGAGGCTTGGGTATCCCCTATGAGCGGTCAAATTCTGCGCCGCCTTTGCCCGTTGAATACGGGGCTTTGATCAAGCGCTGTGTTGGGGATTTGGGTGTTGAGGTTGAAATCGAACCTGGCCGCTTGATTTCAGGAAATGCAGGGATTTTGGTGTCCGAGGTGATCTATGTGAAATCGGGCGAGGGGCGCGATTTCTTGATCTTGGATGCGGCGATGAATGATCTGATCCGCCCTGCGATGTATGGCGCGTGGCATGACATCATCCCCGTGATTGAGGCCGAAGCCGCCGCCGAGCAGCGCCCCTATGACGTGGTTGGCCCTGTCTGCGAGACAGGCGACACATTCGCCAAAGCCCGCAATCTGCCGAAACTTGTCGCAGGGGATCTTGTGGCCTTTCGGTCGGCAGGGGCCTATGGCGCGGTTATGTCGAGCGAGTACAACACGCGGCCTCTGATCCCAGAGGTTTTGGTGAAAGACGATCAATTCAGCGTCATCCGCAAACGTCCAGAGTTTGACGAAATCATCAACCGCGATATCGTTCCTGAATGGCTATAA
- a CDS encoding tetratricopeptide repeat protein, whose amino-acid sequence MRHLTASALILALSLGGQIHKAEAQIVNRDTSAGAYLAARHALNESNYRVAANYLDQLLALDRTNGDLAINAILSHAALGDWSRAAEISTTIKDDNPSRELADLAILVDLLQRGDVEAAFTRIRAERGAGLLVDDLIAGWLYLAQGQMDLASDSFNGLAGDQGLADLAYYHLALARGAVGDFEGAAQIYEGVEFNLGAAGSRILRAYAQTLVQLDRADDAVAMLDGILSQNRDPSLAALRDDIATNPTRSYDFVVTPQQGLAEVFFTLAEALGRESGPTLPLIYARAAYHIDPNHLEAALLSGDLLVETGQFELAVEIYGAVPADHPLALEATIGRSDAFARTGRSDEAITTLQDLIAAEPQPFAVHAQLGDLLRRDERFTEAAAAYSQAVELIDQEDPRFWFLFYARGICYEQTDEWDAAEADFRKALRLSPDQASVLNYLGYSLVEQRRNLDEALTMIERAVALEPESGYIVDSLAWVYFRLGRYQEAVAPMERAVELLPTDPIVNDHLGDVYWKVGRQREARFQWERALSFEPTEEDAERIRLKLELGLDAVQQREVEGK is encoded by the coding sequence ATGCGTCACCTGACAGCCTCAGCCTTGATCCTTGCCCTGTCTCTCGGCGGGCAAATACACAAGGCCGAGGCGCAGATTGTGAACCGTGACACAAGCGCGGGGGCCTATCTCGCTGCGCGCCATGCGCTGAACGAAAGCAACTATCGGGTTGCAGCGAATTATCTGGATCAATTGCTAGCCTTAGATCGCACGAACGGGGATTTGGCCATCAATGCGATCCTTTCCCATGCGGCCTTGGGGGATTGGTCACGAGCCGCCGAGATTTCAACCACCATCAAGGACGACAATCCAAGCCGTGAATTGGCAGATTTGGCGATCTTGGTCGACCTTTTGCAGAGAGGCGATGTTGAGGCCGCATTCACCCGCATCCGTGCTGAGCGGGGCGCGGGTCTATTGGTGGATGATCTGATTGCGGGCTGGCTTTACCTTGCACAGGGCCAAATGGATCTCGCAAGCGACAGTTTTAATGGGCTTGCGGGGGATCAGGGGCTTGCCGATCTCGCCTATTACCACTTGGCCCTCGCCCGTGGTGCGGTCGGCGATTTTGAGGGTGCCGCACAGATTTATGAGGGCGTGGAATTCAATCTGGGCGCAGCAGGATCACGCATCCTGCGGGCCTATGCGCAAACCTTGGTGCAACTTGACCGCGCGGATGACGCTGTGGCGATGTTGGACGGCATCTTGTCCCAAAATCGTGATCCCAGCCTTGCGGCCCTGCGGGATGACATCGCGACCAATCCAACCCGCAGCTATGATTTTGTCGTCACCCCGCAACAAGGTTTAGCGGAGGTTTTCTTCACATTGGCCGAGGCCTTAGGGCGCGAGAGCGGGCCAACCCTGCCGCTGATTTACGCACGAGCGGCCTATCACATTGACCCTAACCATCTGGAGGCCGCGCTTTTAAGCGGTGATCTGTTGGTGGAAACGGGCCAGTTTGAGCTGGCGGTTGAGATCTATGGTGCCGTGCCTGCAGATCACCCCTTAGCCCTTGAGGCAACGATTGGCCGTTCTGATGCCTTTGCCCGCACAGGCCGCAGTGATGAAGCGATCACAACCCTGCAAGACCTGATTGCCGCAGAGCCACAGCCCTTTGCCGTTCATGCACAGCTTGGCGATTTGCTGCGCCGTGACGAGCGGTTCACCGAGGCCGCAGCGGCCTATAGCCAAGCGGTAGAGCTGATTGATCAAGAAGATCCAAGGTTCTGGTTCCTGTTTTATGCGCGCGGGATTTGCTATGAACAAACCGATGAATGGGATGCAGCCGAAGCAGATTTCCGTAAGGCGCTGCGCCTAAGCCCTGACCAAGCCTCCGTGTTGAATTACTTGGGCTATTCTTTGGTGGAACAACGCCGCAATCTAGACGAGGCGTTGACGATGATCGAACGTGCGGTCGCGCTAGAACCCGAGTCTGGCTATATCGTAGACAGCCTTGCTTGGGTCTATTTCCGCCTTGGTCGCTATCAGGAGGCAGTCGCGCCAATGGAACGTGCGGTCGAATTGCTGCCCACTGACCCGATCGTCAATGATCATCTGGGCGATGTGTATTGGAAGGTTGGTCGTCAACGCGAAGCGCGGTTCCAATGGGAACGCGCGCTGTCCTTTGAACCGACCGAAGAAGATGCTGAGCGGATCAGACTGAAACTTGAGCTCGGTCTGGATGCGGTTCAGCAACGCGAGGTCGAAGGGAAATGA
- a CDS encoding zinc-ribbon domain-containing protein, with protein sequence MRLTCPNCGARYEIDDALIPAEGRDVQCSNCSTNWFQSGAVAVDPLSAAPASPEPSSPAPEAPRRELDPSLRALLREEAEREERLRREEAEGLERQDEMALQDPAPTNAAAPEPRTPEPQTKDRATLLPDIEEINASLQPQKAAPRPAPKQQSASQATSPDAARRKGRNAGLLLSLGVGMIAIGVYSNAAQLGEAVPTAAPYLIQYANGVEALRDQILDWLRETLPALQAQITALIASFTQ encoded by the coding sequence ATGCGCCTGACTTGTCCAAATTGCGGCGCGCGTTACGAGATTGATGACGCGCTAATCCCTGCTGAAGGGCGGGATGTGCAATGTTCCAATTGTTCGACCAATTGGTTCCAGTCTGGTGCGGTTGCGGTTGACCCGTTGAGCGCTGCACCTGCAAGCCCTGAACCTTCAAGCCCCGCGCCCGAAGCCCCGCGCCGTGAGCTTGATCCAAGCTTGAGGGCACTCTTGCGCGAAGAGGCGGAGCGCGAAGAGCGCCTGCGCCGCGAAGAAGCCGAAGGTTTGGAGCGGCAAGATGAAATGGCGCTACAAGACCCTGCGCCGACCAATGCCGCCGCGCCAGAGCCGCGAACTCCAGAACCGCAAACCAAAGATCGCGCAACGCTGTTGCCAGATATTGAGGAAATCAACGCCTCGCTTCAGCCGCAAAAGGCTGCGCCACGCCCCGCGCCGAAACAGCAAAGCGCAAGCCAAGCAACGTCACCTGACGCCGCACGCCGCAAGGGTCGCAATGCAGGTCTATTGCTGAGCTTGGGAGTGGGCATGATTGCAATAGGCGTTTACAGCAATGCCGCCCAGTTGGGCGAAGCTGTGCCAACCGCCGCGCCTTATCTCATCCAATATGCCAATGGTGTAGAGGCACTGCGCGACCAAATCCTAGACTGGCTGCGCGAAACTTTGCCTGCGCTTCAGGCACAGATTACAGCCTTGATCGCCTCTTTCACTCAGTAA
- a CDS encoding ATP-binding cassette domain-containing protein, giving the protein MIELQDVSYGYGSDMVLSQMSLRLAKGSFHFLTGPSGAGKTTFLKLCYGELRPLSGQVRLMGHDSATMARDDLALARQKIGVVHQDCQFLDHLDVAQNIALPLYVAGRDISEAERRNLTQLVNWVDLRHRSAALPPELSGGERQRAALARAIIMDPDVILADEPTGNVDWEMAMRQLRLLVELNRLGKAVLVATHDLAFIRAAKKHVAARVLRIVGGKLQLAGADL; this is encoded by the coding sequence GTGATCGAATTACAAGATGTGTCTTATGGCTATGGATCTGACATGGTTCTGTCGCAAATGTCTTTGCGCTTGGCCAAAGGCTCGTTCCATTTTCTGACGGGCCCCTCTGGGGCAGGCAAGACCACCTTTCTCAAATTGTGTTACGGCGAATTACGCCCGCTTTCTGGGCAGGTTCGTTTGATGGGGCATGACAGTGCCACAATGGCCCGCGATGATCTGGCGCTTGCGCGTCAAAAGATCGGTGTTGTGCATCAAGATTGCCAGTTCTTGGATCATTTGGATGTCGCACAAAATATCGCGTTGCCGCTTTATGTGGCGGGGCGTGATATATCCGAGGCGGAGCGGCGCAATCTCACGCAATTGGTGAATTGGGTTGATCTGCGTCACCGCTCTGCCGCGTTGCCCCCTGAACTATCGGGCGGGGAACGGCAGCGCGCGGCATTGGCGCGGGCGATTATCATGGACCCTGATGTGATCTTGGCGGATGAGCCAACGGGCAATGTCGATTGGGAAATGGCGATGCGGCAGTTGCGCTTGTTGGTGGAGTTGAACCGCCTCGGCAAAGCGGTTTTGGTGGCGACACATGATCTCGCCTTTATCCGCGCGGCAAAGAAACATGTGGCTGCGCGGGTGTTGCGGATTGTGGGCGGTAAGCTGCAATTGGCGGGGGCAGATTTGTGA
- a CDS encoding electron transfer flavoprotein-ubiquinone oxidoreductase, producing the protein MADIERESVEYDVVIVGAGPSGLSAAIRLKQLDPDLSVVVLEKGSEVGAHILSGAVLDPAGLDALIPDWKAKGAPVTVPVREDNFYMLGEAGGIRLPNMLMPPLMNNHGNYIVSMGNVCRWLAEQAEGLGVEIFPGMACSELVYADDGSVKGVVAGVFGLNADGTPSDGFEPGMELHGKYVFLGEGVRGSLTKEVISKFGLSEGKEPQKFGLGMKEIWEIDPAKHREGTVTHTMGWPLGNNAGGGSFVYHLDNNQVYVGFVVHLNYENPHLYPYMEFQRFKHHPMIAELLKGGKRVAYGARAISEGGYQSMPNPVAPGVAILGCGVGLVNVPRIKGNHNAMLSGIAAAEAAHSAIKAGRSSDRLDDYATALTDGPIGKDLKRVRNVKPLWSKFGLLGGLSFGGLDMWVANLTGLNLFGTMRHGKTDAAATGKAKDFAPIDYPKPDGVLSFDRLTNVSFSMTNHEESQPAHLRLADASVPISINLPEYAEPAQRYCPAGVYEVVEEAGKDARFVINFQNCVHCKTCDIKDPSQNITWVTPQGGDGPNYPNM; encoded by the coding sequence ATGGCGGATATAGAACGCGAATCCGTAGAATATGATGTCGTCATCGTTGGCGCAGGCCCATCAGGCCTATCTGCCGCGATCCGTCTCAAGCAACTTGACCCCGATCTCAGTGTGGTCGTGCTTGAAAAAGGGTCAGAGGTTGGGGCGCATATCCTGTCAGGTGCGGTGCTTGACCCCGCAGGGCTTGACGCGCTGATCCCTGATTGGAAAGCCAAAGGTGCGCCTGTTACAGTGCCAGTGCGCGAAGATAATTTCTATATGCTCGGCGAAGCGGGCGGCATTCGTTTGCCCAATATGCTGATGCCACCCTTGATGAACAATCACGGCAATTACATCGTTTCGATGGGCAATGTCTGCCGTTGGTTGGCTGAGCAAGCCGAAGGCTTGGGCGTTGAGATTTTCCCCGGCATGGCCTGTTCTGAATTGGTTTATGCGGATGACGGGTCTGTCAAAGGGGTCGTTGCGGGCGTGTTTGGTCTGAATGCGGATGGCACCCCCTCAGACGGCTTTGAACCGGGGATGGAGCTGCACGGCAAATATGTCTTCTTGGGCGAAGGCGTGCGCGGCTCACTGACCAAAGAGGTCATTTCAAAATTCGGCCTTTCCGAGGGCAAAGAACCGCAGAAATTCGGCCTTGGGATGAAAGAAATTTGGGAAATTGACCCCGCCAAGCACCGCGAGGGGACTGTGACCCATACGATGGGTTGGCCGCTTGGAAATAATGCAGGCGGCGGCAGCTTTGTATATCACCTTGATAACAATCAAGTTTATGTGGGTTTCGTGGTGCATTTGAACTATGAGAACCCGCATCTATACCCCTACATGGAATTCCAACGCTTCAAGCATCATCCGATGATTGCTGAGTTGTTGAAGGGTGGAAAACGTGTTGCCTATGGCGCGCGCGCGATTTCCGAAGGCGGCTATCAATCTATGCCAAACCCTGTCGCGCCAGGTGTTGCGATTTTGGGCTGTGGCGTGGGCCTTGTGAACGTGCCGCGTATCAAGGGCAACCATAACGCGATGCTCTCGGGCATTGCGGCCGCCGAAGCGGCGCATAGCGCGATCAAGGCGGGCCGCTCAAGTGACAGGCTGGACGATTACGCCACGGCACTCACCGATGGCCCGATTGGCAAAGATCTAAAGCGTGTGCGCAACGTCAAACCGCTTTGGTCAAAATTTGGCCTTTTGGGCGGCCTGAGCTTTGGTGGTTTGGACATGTGGGTTGCGAACCTGACGGGGCTCAATCTTTTTGGCACAATGCGTCACGGCAAAACCGATGCCGCCGCAACGGGCAAAGCCAAGGATTTCGCGCCAATCGATTATCCAAAACCAGATGGGGTTTTGTCCTTTGACCGGCTGACCAATGTCAGTTTCTCAATGACCAATCACGAAGAAAGCCAACCCGCGCATCTGCGTCTTGCGGATGCCTCGGTGCCGATTTCAATTAATCTGCCCGAATATGCCGAACCTGCACAACGCTACTGCCCCGCAGGGGTTTACGAAGTTGTGGAGGAAGCGGGTAAAGACGCGCGCTTTGTGATCAATTTCCAAAACTGTGTGCATTGCAAAACATGCGACATCAAAGACCCCTCGCAAAATATCACTTGGGTCACACCGCAAGGTGGGGATGGGCCAAATTACCCGAATATGTGA
- a CDS encoding quinone oxidoreductase — MSDLAKTVIIEAHGGSEVLKLVERPVGDPQAGEVKIRHKAVGLNFIDVYQRSGLYPMALPHALGMEAAGIVEAVGAGVTHLKEGDRVAYAAQPPGAYTEARVMPAAQVCPLPDAISFEEGAAMMLKGLTAHYLFRRTTEIKRGDRVLFHAAAGGVGLIACQWARSEGIELIGTAGSDAKCALALAHGATHCINYSTEDFTAQTREITGGTGVDVVMDSIGAATFEGSLDCLRPLGMMISFGNASGPVPPVSLATLAGKGSLKITRPTLFTHIADHDTCQTMARELFDKVTAGDVTIRIDQRFALEEISKAHDALEARATTGSTILTLD; from the coding sequence ATGAGCGATCTGGCAAAAACCGTCATCATCGAGGCACATGGTGGATCTGAGGTCTTGAAATTGGTTGAACGGCCCGTGGGTGACCCACAGGCGGGCGAGGTTAAAATCCGCCACAAAGCCGTTGGGCTGAATTTCATTGATGTTTATCAACGCTCTGGCTTGTATCCAATGGCGCTGCCCCATGCTTTGGGTATGGAAGCCGCAGGGATTGTCGAGGCGGTTGGCGCAGGTGTAACCCATCTCAAAGAAGGCGACCGCGTGGCCTATGCAGCGCAACCGCCCGGGGCCTATACCGAGGCCCGCGTCATGCCTGCCGCGCAAGTCTGCCCTCTGCCAGATGCGATTTCGTTCGAAGAGGGCGCGGCAATGATGCTGAAAGGTCTGACCGCGCATTACCTGTTTCGCCGCACCACCGAGATCAAGCGCGGGGATCGGGTGTTGTTCCACGCGGCGGCAGGCGGTGTTGGTTTGATTGCCTGCCAATGGGCACGCTCCGAAGGGATCGAATTGATCGGAACTGCAGGGTCTGACGCAAAGTGCGCGCTGGCGCTTGCACATGGCGCGACCCATTGCATCAACTATAGCACCGAGGACTTCACCGCGCAGACCCGCGAGATCACTGGCGGGACAGGCGTTGATGTTGTGATGGATTCCATAGGCGCCGCCACATTTGAAGGCTCGCTTGACTGCTTGCGCCCCTTGGGGATGATGATTTCCTTCGGCAATGCCTCAGGCCCTGTGCCGCCCGTATCCCTCGCGACATTGGCGGGCAAAGGATCGCTCAAGATCACACGCCCCACATTGTTCACCCATATCGCGGATCACGATACCTGCCAAACCATGGCGCGCGAGTTGTTCGACAAGGTCACGGCAGGCGATGTGACAATCCGCATTGATCAGCGATTTGCGCTTGAGGAGATTTCCAAAGCCCATGATGCGCTAGAAGCGCGGGCCACCACAGGATCAACCATCCTGACGTTGGACTAG
- a CDS encoding DUF4175 family protein — MMGLMDEIDKTAQVIQQIRWPLRLTWAAMIWERGLGAFWPFLSLVALCYAVWVFAGAALLHPAIWIVLAGLFVTTLWRGVAAFQWPRRDAALARLDHSHPHRPISAYLDEISVGRGQIRTAALWQAHLARMQRDLAGLEAIKPAPHLARRDPYALRLIALTALAMALIFGDAAREVQPSQGSEIAVGPSWEAWVEPPRYTGLPTLYLQDLPHADASAIEVVTGTRLILRIYDSADAMEVTHSFGDQAGALADDLIISQSGDVAIGDAAWRFILTPDAPPSVTILGAPQLEAPDQTAIAYRAQDDFAILGGAASLSLDLEAVTRRYGLRVPPEPRDDLVFDLPMPFSGDRAAFSETLIEDLSKSVLANLPVTLTVTVEDDLGQTGRATLQVARLLSRRFFDPLAASLIEQRRDLLWSVENAPRVAQVLRAITYAPQTYLEDEATYLPLRSVIRRIEAAPAPLAREIRDELAEILWQVAVDLEEIDLDDALAALRQAQERLSEAMRRGASDEEIAQLMEDLQRAMDDYIRELAQSAEPSDTPTDSPDQGQEGMELSMNDLSQMMDQIQELMEQGRMAEAQAMLDALSQMLENMEVTQGQGQGSAGERAMEDLRDTLREQQGLADDSFRSFQDSFGQGEPSDQDGEQSLADRQEALRDSLREQAENLPGQGREEGQAARDRLDEAERAMRDAARALEEGDVAGALDRQADAMDALREGMDQLGRAFADEGGTPREDDAPQMGEAQQGGQQQGSARPLTDPLGRATGGEGAGVAGGPLSRQEAARRAEELLEELRRRSGETTRPDQERDYLRRLIEPY, encoded by the coding sequence ATGATGGGGCTGATGGACGAGATCGACAAAACCGCACAGGTGATACAGCAGATCCGCTGGCCCCTGCGCCTGACATGGGCCGCCATGATCTGGGAGCGCGGCTTGGGTGCCTTTTGGCCGTTTTTGTCCCTTGTTGCGCTGTGCTATGCGGTTTGGGTTTTCGCGGGGGCGGCTCTTTTGCACCCTGCGATTTGGATTGTTTTGGCGGGCTTATTTGTCACAACGCTGTGGCGCGGGGTTGCCGCATTTCAATGGCCCCGCCGCGATGCAGCCCTTGCACGGCTAGACCACAGCCACCCTCATCGCCCGATTAGCGCATATTTGGATGAAATATCGGTCGGCCGTGGTCAAATCCGCACTGCGGCCCTGTGGCAGGCGCATTTGGCGCGGATGCAGCGTGATCTTGCGGGGCTCGAGGCGATCAAACCCGCTCCACACTTGGCCCGCCGTGATCCTTATGCGCTGCGCTTAATTGCGCTGACCGCTTTGGCGATGGCGCTGATTTTTGGCGACGCCGCGCGTGAGGTGCAACCGTCTCAAGGATCAGAGATTGCAGTAGGCCCCAGTTGGGAAGCATGGGTTGAGCCGCCGCGCTACACGGGGCTGCCCACGCTTTACCTGCAGGATTTACCACATGCGGATGCAAGCGCGATTGAAGTTGTCACGGGCACGCGTCTGATTTTGCGCATATATGACAGCGCAGATGCGATGGAGGTCACCCATAGCTTTGGCGATCAGGCAGGTGCTTTAGCCGATGATCTGATCATCTCGCAATCAGGGGATGTCGCGATTGGTGACGCAGCATGGCGTTTTATCCTGACCCCTGATGCGCCCCCAAGCGTCACGATATTAGGGGCGCCGCAGCTTGAGGCACCGGATCAAACGGCGATTGCCTATCGCGCGCAGGATGATTTTGCGATTTTAGGCGGTGCCGCCTCCCTATCGCTTGATCTAGAGGCTGTGACTCGGCGCTATGGGTTGCGCGTTCCGCCTGAACCCCGCGATGATTTGGTCTTTGATTTGCCGATGCCGTTTTCGGGGGATCGGGCGGCTTTTTCGGAAACCTTGATCGAAGATCTCTCCAAATCCGTTTTGGCGAACTTACCCGTGACCCTCACTGTCACAGTCGAAGATGATTTGGGCCAAACGGGTCGCGCGACCTTGCAGGTGGCACGTTTGCTATCCCGAAGATTTTTTGACCCGCTCGCGGCAAGCCTCATTGAACAGCGCCGTGACCTTTTGTGGTCGGTTGAAAATGCGCCGCGCGTGGCGCAGGTTTTGCGCGCCATCACCTATGCGCCGCAGACCTATTTGGAGGATGAGGCAACCTATTTGCCCCTGCGCAGTGTCATTCGCCGCATAGAGGCGGCCCCTGCGCCCTTGGCTCGTGAAATCCGTGATGAATTGGCGGAAATCCTCTGGCAGGTGGCGGTAGATCTCGAGGAGATAGATTTAGATGATGCGTTGGCGGCCCTGCGCCAAGCGCAAGAACGCTTATCCGAGGCGATGCGGCGCGGGGCCAGTGACGAAGAAATCGCTCAGCTGATGGAAGATTTACAGCGTGCCATGGATGATTACATCCGTGAATTGGCGCAATCTGCCGAACCCAGTGACACCCCCACGGACAGCCCCGATCAAGGGCAAGAGGGGATGGAGTTGTCGATGAATGATCTGTCCCAGATGATGGATCAAATTCAGGAGTTGATGGAGCAAGGGCGCATGGCCGAGGCGCAGGCGATGCTAGATGCCTTGTCACAAATGCTTGAAAATATGGAAGTGACCCAAGGGCAGGGGCAGGGTTCCGCGGGCGAACGCGCGATGGAAGATCTGCGCGACACGTTGCGTGAACAGCAGGGTTTGGCGGATGATAGTTTTCGGTCTTTCCAAGATAGTTTTGGTCAGGGCGAGCCTTCTGACCAAGATGGGGAACAATCCCTTGCCGATCGCCAAGAGGCTTTGCGCGACAGCTTGCGTGAGCAGGCAGAAAACTTGCCCGGCCAAGGACGTGAAGAAGGCCAAGCGGCGCGGGATCGTTTAGACGAGGCGGAACGCGCGATGCGTGATGCGGCGCGCGCTTTGGAAGAGGGCGATGTGGCGGGTGCTTTGGATCGTCAGGCGGACGCTATGGATGCATTGCGCGAGGGTATGGATCAGTTGGGGCGCGCCTTTGCCGATGAGGGCGGCACCCCCCGCGAGGATGATGCGCCACAGATGGGTGAGGCGCAGCAAGGTGGGCAGCAGCAAGGATCTGCGCGCCCATTGACCGACCCGCTTGGTCGCGCCACGGGGGGCGAAGGGGCGGGTGTGGCAGGCGGGCCATTGTCCCGCCAAGAGGCCGCGCGGCGTGCAGAGGAATTGCTTGAGGAACTGCGCCGCCGTTCTGGTGAAACCACGCGCCCAGACCAAGAGCGTGATTATCTCAGACGTTTGATTGAGCCTTACTGA